DNA from Poecilia reticulata strain Guanapo linkage group LG20, Guppy_female_1.0+MT, whole genome shotgun sequence:
ATAAAAcctattttaaatttgatcattAATTTGGGATTTGAGCTGCCAGTTGTTTCTCATAAAATACTGAACTGACTTGTTAATGTAAACTCTGTCATAACGCCTCGGCTGAAGGTTGTTGGATAGCTTCAGGCCTTCAGCTCTTTCTCTCCGTCTCCTCAGTCCATCCAGGAAGTTGGGGGTTACGTCCTGATCGCCATGAACGAGGTGTCCACCATCCCACTGGTCAATCTGCGTCTGATCCGGGGACAGAACCTCCATGAGGGCAAGTACGCCCTGCTGGTCATGTCCAACTACTACAGGAACCTGTCGTCGTCAGTGGTTTACCAGGTTGgcctgaagcagctgcagctcagcaacCTGACCGGTGggtgcagcagcatctggacgATGCTATAAACACAAGCAAATGTCATCAATCAGGAGGAGAAGGGTCAACATTACAGATGTGTCCCAAACCAACAAAAACCGCAGAGAAAGTCTGTAGCTGAGGGAATATTAGCTGATGTGTCAGAAATGTGTAGGACAAGCGACGCTAGAGGAGCTTTAAAACCCACAGGATTGCGCAAATAAAGGTTTGTCAGTTGGAGTTCTTGGCAGCTGGTTGAGTGGGTGGAGCTGCAGGATCGTTTAAAAGCCTTCTTTCAACAGAACATTGAGACCTGGCAGCAGGAAACGGACCGCTCCTTGGCAATTTGTGCCTGATGACGTATGACGTTCAGCTTAATTGGTTTGGTTGAGTCACACCTCTGCTGTGAACACATGGCTTCATAATGCTGGACTGGTTTGGTGGCTGGTTGATCAATTTATGCTTTTTACCACAAAACGGTTTACAGAAGCAGAAACGTttagtgaaaaagaaaaagctccaGTCAGAAATGTCACCTTTATGAAAAACCCTCAGATTTTTGAGGTTCTTCTTGTCAGGATTAAAATGTCTAATCTCGTTTCTGCTGTCATGTTTCTGGTTTCATGTTCAGTCTCTGGTTGATcctcaatgtatttttaaagttgctGAAATGCATCATGAACAATTTGTCAGTTGTTGAGTGAAACCTGTATTTTTACAGACATTCATTGTTACACTTTGCCTCCAACAGAGATTGTGTCAGGAGGAGTGAAGGTCAGCCACAACCCTCTGCTGTGCAACATGGAAACCATCAACTGGTGGGATATCGTGGATAAAACCAGCAATCCCTCCATCTACCTCACACAACAAACGTTTGAACGCCAATGTatggaaaacatttgtaaaatattcattaatGTTCTCATCCTGGCTGAACGTTGTTGGTAACATGAATGTGTTTGCAGGTCAGAAGTGTGACCCCGGCTGTGTTAACGGGTCGTGTTGGGCACCCGGACCGGGTCACTGCCAGAAATGTAAAGTCTTCCactgtttcttttacattcCTCCATCCTGGCTGTTTGAGTTGAGTGAGTTCACGAATCTGCCTCCTGCCTCCATCAGTCACCAAGCTGCTGTGTGCTGAGCAGTGCAGCAGGAGGTGCCGCGGCCCCAAACCCATCGACTGCTGCAACGAACACTGTGCTGCGGGCTGCACCGGACCCAGAGCCACAGACTGTCTGGTCCGTATCAGATGATCATAATCACATTTCATGTAAAAGTACTATTGACTTCAATGACTTTTTTCATGAAAGTTGCTACTGATCACCACATAAACTAATATTCTTGATGTCCATAATTACTTTTATGGAAAAGCCTAAGTGCTCAGCCACCCAGTCTACAGGTGCTTTGTGGACCTGGAGGTGTTCAGCTGTGAGGTCACTGCAGGAGGGTGAAGTTACAGGTCATTTGATTCAGGCTGTTAGGTTTTGACTGGTGCAAGAGCTGGCAGAGGTTAAAAAGACTTGTTTCCAGTGAGAGTTGCCCCTTGTAACTGTCCTGTTCACAACTTCAATGGACCAATGTTTTAGGCACAACCAGGATATTGAGGATCCATTGTCTGAGGATCGGACCTCTGCTTTTTGTAGACGATGTGGTTCTTCTGCCTTCATCAAACCGTGATCTCCAGGTTTCACTGGAGCGATTTGAAACCAAGTGTTGACCATGGTCTTGAGCCAGAAAAGGGTTGAGTGTCTTCTCCAGGTCAGGACAATGTCCTGTCTCGGGTGGAGGAGCTGAAGTATCTTGAGGTCTTGTTCACAAACGAGGGAGAATGGAGCAGGAGGCTGATGGGTGGATTGGTGCTGCGTCTGCAGTGAAGCCAGTACTGTTCCGGTCTGTTgtggtgaaaagagagctgagtcaaaagaCGAAAGTCTTGATTTACTAGTTGATCTACGTTCCTACCCCATCTCTGGCCACAAAGAGGAGCTGACTCCAGTGACAGgcagagggaagtctgggcttCAGCCCAGGTTAAGGAGAAGATTATTACATGTTATATTCAATATGTTAGCTAAAAAGGTGTAAATATAAAGAACATTGACGATCACCATGTAGGTATTGAGTGGGTTTCACCATCTGGGCTTTGGATTGAACTTTTCTTCATCACCGGTGGAAATTCATTgagatttttataaatttatttttgctcagacATAACCTCAACAGTTCCAAAGAGTTTTGCTTCCTGTGACTCACAAAGATCCGCTCTACTGTTTAGTTAACAGACGTACGGCTCATGTCCAGTCTTTGTTTCTACAGGCCTGTAGGGACTTCAACGATGATGGGACCTGTAAGGACACCTGTCCTCCGCCGAAAATCTATGACCGCGCCAGCCACCAGGTGGTGGACAACCCCAACACCAAGTACACTTTCGGAGCCGCTTGTGTCAAGGAATGCCCTAGTAAGTATAAAAAGTGTTACATGTAGAAATAGCTCACTTTAGATGAAGAACTGATTATGTGACAATTTTTGAGGTTCttggaaatgcagcttttgaTCTGTCCTGCAGCTGGTAAACATCTGTCAGTAAGTTGCCCGTTGTTTCATCTCTGATGTTGTCttaatgtttgtctttcttccCAGGTAACTACGTAGTGACAGAGGGCGCATGTGTTCGCTCTTGTGGTGCAGGAATGCATGAGATAGACGAGAATGGCAAACGGAGTTGCAAGCCATGCGATGGAGTCTGTCCCAAAGGTAGACCaaggcacgcacacacacacacacagagcagattCCCAGAGTTGTTCTTGTTCTTCCTGCAGTGTGTGATGGAATTAGAATCGGGTCTCTAACCAACACTATTGCTGTGAACTCAACCAACATCGGGTCCTTCAGGAACTGCACCAAGATCAACGGCGACATCATCCTCATCAAGAACTCCTTTGAAGGGTGAGAAGTCTTCACCTTTTCTTCTTACATTTCTGTTCTTCCACCATCCATCATGCTGACCCTCTGTGGGGTCATGAAGGGACCTGGTGCCGATCTGCAAGGgtcaacctggacaggtcaccaacAGCAACACACTCTTAAATTTGCTCCTTGAAAATGAAGCTCCTTCCTACTGATTAATGCAGGCATATGAATTCAGGAAGTTATTATTCTGAATGCAGGTGAGCCACTGATCAGTAGTTGGGTTCAGAGGCTCTCAGGTCGAGTTCAACAGGATGATCCAAGTTTTTTCATGCTTCACAAACGAATGTTTGATTGATGCCAAAATAAGAAGCAATATAAAACCTACCAGTGATTTCCATAAATCCAGAGTTTAATTGTCCAGACTGAAAGCTGTACATGACTTTATGTCCAGTGTTGATTGTTATCGTCTCTGAAACTGATTCTGGTTGAATGTTCTGCTCTGATGTCGGTGACGATGTAACGGCTGTTCTTCCAGGGATCCACATTACAACATCGGGCCGATGGATCCTGAGCATCTGTGGAACCTGACGACAGTGAAGGAAATCACTGGTAGGTTTTCCTGTTGGCTTTGCCTTTAGATCAGAAACATGTCTGCAGAAACCAGCCTCAGAGTTCAGCTTGTTGGTGTGGTAGGTTTCCTGGTGATCATGTGGTGGCCTGAAAACATGACGTCTCTGTCGGTGTTCGAGAACCTGGAAATTATCAGAGGAAGAACTAAGTTTTCCAGGTTAGTTTCTGGGTTTCTTTTCCCAGAAAGTTTTCCCAGCTGTGGACCAACTAAATGTTTTCCTCCCAGAGAGTTCAGCTTTGTGGTGGTTCAGGTGAGTCACCTGCAGTGGCTCGGTCTGCGCTCCCTGAAGGAGGTGAGCGCTGGGAATGTGATCCTGAAGAACATGCCAAAGCTGCGTTACACCAACACCATCAACTGGAGGCGCTTGTTCCGATCTGAGGACCAGATCATAAAGaatgacatcagcagtgagAATCAAACCTGCAACCACGAGTGCTCAGAGGACGGCTGCTGGGGCCCGGGGCCCACAATGTGTGTCTCCTGTCTGCATGTGGACAGAGGGGGGCGCTGTGTGGCATCCTGCAACCTGCTGCAGGGGTGAGAGACCTGCAGTCTGCACATCAGCTGTACTTCTGATTTGATTTTACTTGATTGATTCCATTTTCTTGGTGCAGTGAACCCAGAGAGGCCCAGGTGGACGGCAGGTGTGTTCAGTGCCACCAGGAGTGTTTGCTGCAGACCGACAGCCTGACCTGCTCCGGTCCAGTGAGTTCACATCAACTCAACCAATGTCTGAAAGATTAgagcttttacattttaattcagaatCCATTTTACTCACAGGAGAAACACTGCAGATCCAAACAGGATCCCACATCTTCTTCTGAGATCAAACTCTCTGATTCCATAAACTGACCTTTTGCCATAATTTGTTGCAATTTGAATTAAATGCTTTGCCTGAATTTGTGTTATCTCTGAGTATTAAAGCCTTTTTCATGCAGGGGCCAGCCAACTGCTCCAAGTGTGAGCATTTTCAAGATGGCCCCCAATGCATCCCTCGCTGCCCGCACGGCATGATGGGAGATGGAGACACTTTAATCTGGAAATATGCGGATAAGATGGGCCAATGCCAGCCGTGCCATCAGAACTGCACCCAAGGGTAAAACTTCTTCCTGAGACTTTATCATGAAGGTCTGAAGTTTAAACCAGCAGAGAAAAGAACTGAAGGTTCATTTTACTGTCTTTGTGTCTGTAGGTGTTCTGGTCCTGGACTGTCTGGATGTAAAGggtaaaactacaaataaaaccacaaacataaagcaaaacatgaacaaaaacatcaacaatgcTGAGTTTATTTGCCAGTCGACTGGTTGRCGAAATGTTCTGTGACTGAACCACCTGAACTAACAGGATCAggtctgaaaatagaaaaaaataatttacacatcAACACCAAATTCAGTAGCAATGCTCTGTCCAAACATAGCATCAGTCTGTTGGGTTAGCTTAGCCGTCTTCACACCAGACAACCTTCCTGTGAGTCATTGGGCGGGACAGAAATAATGACATCATATTGATCAGGAATTAATCTGATTATGTCGATGTAAATGGAAGTTCACATGATGATTTCTTCCAGTTTGGATCGGAAGGTGTATAAACCGGACTGTTTTTTTTGACTCATCtgttttttggtctgttttCCACCAGCGTTAACGGACACTCCTCTCTGGCAGTGGGTGTGGTCAGTGGACTCCTGATCACTGTAATTGTGGCACTGCTCATCCTGGTTCTGCTGCGGCGCCGGCGAATCAAACGGAAGAGGACAATACGGCGCCTGCTCCAAGAGAAGGAGGTGAGCATCACTCTTAAAACACAACTCTGGCTTTGGAAGTGATTTGAGAACGTCAAACGGAGACAAACTCTCCGTCCGAAGCTGGTTGTTCCTGATGTTGTTGGACACGTTGCAGCTGGTGGAGCCGTTAACTCCGAGCGGTCAGGCTCCCAACCAGGCCTTCCTGAGAATCCTGAAGGAGACGGAGTTCAAGAAGGACCGAGTTCTGGGCTCCGGGGCCTTTGGGACGGTCTATAAGGTACCAACACTAACTGAAGGCAGAAGACCTCGTTAGAAACTCTCTCCTCCTGAGATGATGAAATAACTCACTTCGTCTCTGTTCAGGGTCTGTGGAACCCTGACGGAGAAAACATCCGGATCCCAGTCGCCATCAAAGTTCTGAGAGAGGCTACGTCACCGAAAGTCAACCAGGAAGTCCTGGACGTAAGGCTTTGCTTCTCCTCTGGTTCGGTTTGCTCAAGAGCCGTGGTGGGACCCCCACCTTCgtcttgttttgtgttttacatctGCTGGCTCTTCTGAACAGAAAGAACACGGCTCAGTACGGTGTTGGGTCTGCTCCCTTTGGACAGAACCAGTATTTAGTAGGATTACCGTTTCTGTTTCTGCCCAGATTTTCTCATCGTTAATCAGAAACCAATCCTGAGCTCACCGCTGATCCCACAGCCCGATGTGATTCATTAGcagagaaatatttacattctgTCTGGGATTCTTTAAACAGGATATTACACAGTTTCTCTCCTGCCTCCGTCCTTCAGTTCTTCATTTCAAACCGTCAGAGATCATGTTGTACATCCCTGTAGGACTCATCTCATCTCCAACAGCTGCTGTTTCCTGCCATATGTAGCATTCACAGTTAAAGGGTGATTGATGGGAATGGATGTTGAGCCACAATAGCTCTGAATACGTTACACTGGAcaataatacaaagaaaatagagaaaactTCTGTCACAAAACAGAAGGTGAACATTTTGATAAACTGAGATTtgtattgaaatgttttcagaattaaatttaaaaagtaaacagaaaatgttagcaactgaaaacatttattacatatGAAGGAAACTCATGTAGGACAATTTTCACTtgataaattcaaaaatcaaaggatgaaaaaaagggcagaaagataaataaaatgtatatttatttgtctgttatgttttaatattgttgCATAAATCAGAATTAATACGTCACATGAAcaaattaacattattttgtggtTTCATAAAGTgaatttctgatttaaaatcaCTCCATACTTTTAAATAATGcaggatttattagtttttggaACAAACATTCCACATCACATAGCTATAACTTTGTAaatttataaattagtttttaattatctAAATATATCTGACCAGCTAAATATCTgcaaagtttttctgtttatcgACTATTAATATAAGTTAAAACAATTCATACTTTCATATTTCTCTGCAGTTATATACACATAGTTAATTATTAATGAAGTGAATTTGACTCTTAAAGCATTAAACCGTGTTTTATTATATGaagtaattatttattaaagatgACCAGACGATATTTCTCACCTGCTCTGCCGTGTCGTGTTTATGGACCGTTGGTGTTGCTGATGCTGCAGgttttaattctttattaaaGATGAATGTGTGATATTCATGGACCGCTGGTGTTTGGGACTCTGCGGGTTTCCCTGCAGGAGGCCTACGTGATGGCGAGCGTGGACCATCCTCACGTCTGCCGCCTGCTGGGCATCTGCCTGACGTCGGCCGTGCAGCTGGTGACGCAGCTGATGCCGTACGGCTGCCTGCTGGACTACGTCCGGCAGCACCAGGAGCGGATCTGCGGCCAGTGGCTGCTGAACTGGTGTGTTCAGATCGCCAAGGTGAGCCAGGAACCTCGGCGCTCGGTAATCCTGCTGAGGCTCGTTAACCTGAACGCATCAGGATGAAGGAGCGTTAATCTCTTCATCCCGTCTGAAATGTTTAGATGCTgggaaaatgtaaatgagatTAGAGTGAATTTGGGTTGTTCTGGATCACACGGTCTGGGGAACTTTTCCCAACGTTGACTTAAAGTTAAAACCAACATTTCATGGTAGCCTGGACAAAATAATggaattcaaatatttatctatttaccGGTTAGTTCTGGTTTGTTAAATGACACGCTGCTGGTTCAGGGGATGAACTACCTGGAAGAGCGCCACCTGGTGCACCGCGACCTGGCAGCCAGGAACGTCTTGCTGAAAAACCCGAACCACGTCAAGATCACGGACTTCGGTCTGTCCAAGCTGCTGACGGCTGACGAGAAGGAATACCACGC
Protein-coding regions in this window:
- the LOC103456976 gene encoding melanoma receptor tyrosine-protein kinase, with the translated sequence MELLPGAAALLLLLLRIGRCCCTDPDRQVCEGMSNQLTMLDNHEHHYHIMKKMYSGCNVVLENLEITYTQEHQDLSFLQSIQEVGGYVLIAMNEVSTIPLVNLRLIRGQNLHEGKYALLVMSNYYRNLSSSVVYQVGLKQLQLSNLTEIVSGGVKVSHNPLLCNMETINWWDIVDKTSNPSIYLTQQTFERQCQKCDPGCVNGSCWAPGPGHCQKFTKLLCAEQCSRRCRGPKPIDCCNEHCAAGCTGPRATDCLACRDFNDDGTCKDTCPPPKIYDRASHQVVDNPNTKYTFGAACVKECPSNYVVTEGACVRSCGAGMHEIDENGKRSCKPCDGVCPKVCDGIRIGSLTNTIAVNSTNIGSFRNCTKINGDIILIKNSFEGDPHYNIGPMDPEHLWNLTTVKEITGFLVIMWWPENMTSLSVFENLEIIRGRTKFSREFSFVVVQVSHLQWLGLRSLKEVSAGNVILKNMPKLRYTNTINWRRLFRSEDQIIKNDISSENQTCNHECSEDGCWGPGPTMCVSCLHVDRGGRCVASCNLLQGEPREAQVDGRCVQCHQECLLQTDSLTCSGPGPANCSKCEHFQDGPQCIPRCPHGMMGDGDTLIWKYADKMGQCQPCHQNCTQGCSGPGLSGCKGVNGHSSLAVGVVSGLLITVIVALLILVLLRRRRIKRKRTIRRLLQEKELVEPLTPSGQAPNQAFLRILKETEFKKDRVLGSGAFGTVYKGLWNPDGENIRIPVAIKVLREATSPKVNQEVLDEAYVMASVDHPHVCRLLGICLTSAVQLVTQLMPYGCLLDYVRQHQERICGQWLLNWCVQIAKGMNYLEERHLVHRDLAARNVLLKNPNHVKITDFGLSKLLTADEKEYHADGGKVPIKWMALESILQWTYTHQSDVWSYGVTVWELMTFGSKPYDGIPAKDIASVLENGERLPQPPICTIEVYMIILKCWMIDPNSRPRFRELVGEFSQMARDPSRYLVIQGNLPTPSDRRLFSRLLSSDDDVVDADEYLLPYKRINRQGSEPCIPANGHPVRENSIALRYISDPTQNALDKDLDGHEYVNQPGSETSSRLSDIYNPNYEDLTEGWGPVSLSSQEAETNFSRPEYLNTNQNSLPLVSSGSMDDPDYQADYQAAFPPQTGALTGNSMFLPAAENLEYLGLGGALYTPVR